One region of Carya illinoinensis cultivar Pawnee chromosome 8, C.illinoinensisPawnee_v1, whole genome shotgun sequence genomic DNA includes:
- the LOC122317763 gene encoding phospholipid hydroperoxide glutathione peroxidase 1, chloroplastic-like: protein MATMLFSASLNGLSRTKMNLTSYPLWPSMSLSIPSFKTSMGSSKSDIFQNGLSLQQPTIAGFLVKSRSLAVNARAATDKTIYDFTVKDIDEKDVSLSKFKKKVLLIVNVASKCGLTTANYSELSHIYEKYKTQGFEILAFPCNQFGGQEPGSNPDIKQFACTRFKAEFPIFDKVDVNGPNTAPVYQFLKSSAGGFLGDLVKWNFEKFLVDKKGKVVERYPPTISPFQIEKDIQRLLAA, encoded by the exons ATGGCTACCATGCTGTTCTCTGCTTCTTTAAATGGCCTTTCTCGAACAAAAATGAATCTAACTTCTTATCCTCTATGGCCTTCGATGTCTTTATCGATCCCATCCTTCAAAACCTCGATGGGCTCCTCCAAATCAGACATTTTTCAGAACGGGCTCTCTCTACAACAACCAACTATTGCTGGGTTCCTTGTGAAATCTCGTTCTTTGGCAGTTAACGCCAGAGCGGCTACGGATAAGACTATCTATGATTTCACTGTCAAA GATATTGACGAGAAGGATGTTTCTCTTAGCAAGTTTAAGAAGAAGGTTCTCTTAATTGTTAATGTTGCCTCAAAATG TGGTTTGACGACTGCAAATTACTCAGAACTGTCTCACATATATGAAAAGTACAAAACTCAAG GATTTGAGATTCTGGCTTTCCCTTGCAATCAGTTTGGTGGGCAAGAGCCAGGATCAAACCCAGACATCAAGCAGTTTGCATGTACGAGGTTTAAAGCAGAATTTCCAATTTTCGATAAG GTTGATGTCAATGGACCAAATACAGCTCCAGTCTACCAGTTCCTGAAATCAAGTGCTGGAGGATTTTTGGGTGATCTTGTCAAGTGGAATTTTGAGAAGTTCTTGGTTGACAAAAAGGGTAAAGTTGTCGAAAGATACCCACCGACAATATCACCTTTTCAAATTGAg AAGGATATCCAACGGCTCCTTGCTGCTTGA